From the genome of Anopheles moucheti chromosome 3, idAnoMoucSN_F20_07, whole genome shotgun sequence, one region includes:
- the LOC128301943 gene encoding DNA-directed RNA polymerase I subunit RPA2: MKLLPELTNLRPEFKEIPAKQNEILANLGRPHIDSFNYMLNEGIEDMLYRLEPAVFELANQNRIKLRITDINIEPPTVPMMMVDVAERRVFPSECRQKADTYAGMCTITLAWELNGMPQPPLTREMGRIPIMLKSKACNLGDLSPEELVARGEHEDEWGGYFIVRGNEKLVRMLVMTRRNYPIVVNRNTWRDRGKDFSSTGVFLRCVRNDQHSTNNVLHFLTNGTAKLMFSIRRALSFIPVVMILKALVNLSDNEIYRKLIVGFENDQYYKRCVMNMLRELHDVNMHSTQDCRSSMGTLLRYQLNLTNMPKWYTNEQAGSYILDNFVLIHLDSNADKFNLLVHMVQKLFAVVQGRYAAETLDSPMMQELMLGGHMYQKFLRELCLSTMGLVRMNLSKLCPDASSPMLTSNEVMMALKNVAGFHHPLTMFLATGNLAKASDMGLMQNSGLVILAENINRMRYMSHFRAVHRGSFFLTMRTTETRQLLPDAWGFICPVHTPDGEPCGLLNHLTADCTVSVTQDPDKVANIASTLVSLGMQPIEAPKGVGAEPHECYVVLLEGRMLGMLPRAIARQVVQKLRLLKIDGEIIPDQTEIAFIPEREGGQFPGLFLFVGPARMMRPVKNLLCNKTELIGSFEQVYMDICVTPEEAYPNLTTHMELSKTSFLSNLAQLIPMPDCNQSPRNMYQCQMGKQTMGTPCHNWDKQCIAKMYRLQTPATPLFRPVHYDNINLDNYAMGTNAIVAVISYTGYDMEDAMIINKSAYERGFAAGNIYKTEYVELTGENFFARDPKNMTLNVHLDNDGLPFKGAQLTRNTPLYCYFDYNDHTYHVVHYKSSEDAIVDNVKLGRPLQDSGRGVGRGNMAVVGKQLILTYRVPRNPNVGDKFASRAGQKGICSQQWPAIDLPFTESGMIPDIIFNPHGFPSRMTIAMMIETMAGKTGACHGLVHDATPFRYDEDNTAIDYFGRLLEQSGYDYYGTERMYSGVDGREMKVDIFFGVVHYQRLRHMVSDKWQVRSTGPIDQVTHQPNKGRSRGGGVRFGEMERDGLISHGASFLLQDRLLHGSDKVVTLVCRGCGTMLGPMDSVTKRLAVNSNELQHTPATCRLCEDDKEIGHVEIPYIFKFLVSQLSAMNINVKLQLSYPDI; encoded by the exons ATGAAGCTATTACCAGAGCTAACGAATTTAAGGCCCGAATTTAAAGAAAttcctgcaaaacaaaatgag ATTCTGGCGAACTTGGGCCGCCCCCATATCGATTCGTTCAACTATATGCTGAACGAAGGAATCGAAGATATGTTGTACCGGTTGGAACCGGCCGTTTTCGAGCTTGCGAACCAAAATCGCATCAAACTACGGATTACCGATATCAACATCGAACCACCGACCgtaccgatgatgatggtggatgTGGCGGAACGGCGCGTATTCCCTAGCGAATGCCGCCAGAAGGCGGACACGTACGCCGGCATGTGCACGATAACGCTCGCATGGGAACTGAACGGTATGCCACAGCCACCGCTAACACGCGAAATGGGTCGCATACCGATCATGCTGAAGTCGAAGGCCTGCAATCTCGGTGACCTGTCGCCGGAGGAATTGGTCGCACGGGGTGAACACGAAGACGAATGGGGTGGTTATTTTATAGTGCGCGGTAACGAGAAGCTGGTACGTATGCTGGTGATGACGCGAAGAAACTATCCGATCGTGGTCAACCGGAACACGTGGCGCGATCGGGGCAAAGATTTTAGCAGCACGGGTGTGTTTCTCCGTTGCGTTCGCAACGATCAACATTCTACG AACAATGTGCTCCACTTTCTTACGAATGGCACCGCGAAGTTGATGTTCAGCATACGGAGAGCGCTATCGTTCATACCGGTCGTTATGATACTGAAAGCGCTCGTAAACCTGTCGGACAATGAAATTTACCGGAAGCTAATTGTTGGCTTTGAAAATGATCAATACTACAAACG GTGCGTCATGAATATGCTGCGGGAGCTACACGACGTAAACATGCACAGTACGCAGGATTGTCGTTCATCTATGGGCACGTTGTTGAGATATCAGCTGAACCTAACCAATATGCCCAAGTGGTATACAAACGAGCAGGCCGGCAGCTACATTCTGGACAACTTTGTGCTCATTCATCTCGACAGTAATGCGGACAAATTTAATCTGCTCGTGCACATGGTACAGAAGCTGTTCGCAGTCGTGCAGGGTCGCTACGCAGCAGAAACGCTCGACAGTCCGATGATGCAGGAGCTAATGCTCGGTGGGCACATGTATCAGAAGTTTCTCCGCGAACTGTGCCTATCGACGATGGGGCTTGTACGCATGAACTTGAGTAAGCTATGTCCGGATGCATCCTCTCCGATGCTAACCTCGAACGAAGTCATGATGGCATTAAAGAACGTCGCAGGCTTCCATCATCCGCTTACGATGTTTCTTGCCACGGGCAATCTGGCGAAAGCGTCCGATATGGGTCTGATGCAAAACAGTGGGCTGGTGATCCTAGCGGAAAACATTAACCGCATGCGCTACATGTCGCATTTCCGGGCCGTACATCGTGGTTCGTTCTTCCTAACGATGCGTACCACCGAGACCCGTCAGCTGCTGCCGGATGCGTGGGGTTTCATCTGTCCCGTGCACACACCGGACGGGGAACCGTGCGGATTGCTCAACCATCTCACCGCGGACTGTACCGTGTCGGTTACGCAAGATCCGGACAAGGTGGCCAACATTGCGAGTACGCTCGTGTCGCTCGGGATGCAACCGATCGAGGCACCCAAAGGCGTGGGAGCCGAACCGCACGAGTGCTACGTGGTGCTGCTGGAGGGAAGGATGTTGGGAATGTTGCCGCGTGCCATCGCCCGACAGGTGGTACAAAAGTTGCGCTTGCTTAAAATTGATGGCGAAATTATTCCGGACCAGACGGAAATTGCGTTCATCCCGGAACGGGAAGGTGGCCAATTTCCGGGATTGTTCCTTTTCGTTGGTCCCGCCCGTATGATGCGCCCGGTGAAGAATTTGCTCTGCAACAAGACGGAGCTGATCGGTTCGTTCGAGCAGGTGTACATGGATATCTGTGTCACCCCGGAGGAGGCGTACCCAAACCTTACCACCCACATGGAGCTGTCCAAAACGTCCTTCCTGAGCAACCTGGCACAGCTGATTCCGATGCCGGACTGCAATCAATCGCCGCGCAACATGTACCAATGCCAGATGGGCAAGCAAACGATGGGAACGCCGTGCCACAACTGGGACAAGCAGTGTATTGCAAAGATGTACCGTTTGCAAACACCGGCGACGCCACTCTTCCGGCCAGTGCATTACGATAACATCAACCTGGACAACTACGCCATGGGGACGAATGCGATCGTGGCCGTCATTTCGTACACCGGGTACGACATGGAAGATGCGATGATCATTAACAAATCGGCGTACGAGCGTGGTTTCGCTGCGGGCAACATTTACAAAACCGAGTACGTGGAGCTAACGGGCGAAAATTTCTTTGCGCGCGATCCCAAAAATATGACGCTCAATGTGCACCTCGATAACGATGGGCTGCCGTTCAAAGGGGCACAACTGACGAGAAACACACCACTTTACTGCTACTTCGACTACAACGATCACACCTATCATGTGGTGCACTACAAGAGCTCCGAAGATGCTATCGTGGACAACGTGAAGCTGGGCAGACCGCTACAGGACAGCGGACGGGGCGTGGGCAGAGGAAACATGGCGGTCGTAGGGAAGCAGCTGATACTTACCTACCGTGTGCCGCGAAATCCGAACGTTGGCGATAAGTTCGCTTCCCGAGCGGGACAGAAGGGTATCTGTTCGCAGCAGTGGCCCGCCATCGATCTACCGTTCACCGAGTCGGGCATGATACCGGACATCATTTTCAACCCGCACGGGTTCCCGTCGCGTATGACCATTGCAATGATGATCGAAACGATGGCCGGTAAGACGGGTGCCTGTCATGGGCTGGTGCACGACGCGACACCGTTCCGGTACGATGAGGACAACACCGCGATCGATTACTTTGGTCGGTTGCTGGAACAGTCCGGGTACGATTACTACGGCACGGAGCGAATGTACAGCGGTGTGGACGGGCGCGAAATGAAGGTCGATATCTTCTTCGGTGTGGTGCACTACCAACGGTTACGCCACATGGTAAGCGACAAGTGGCAGGTGCGATCGACCGGACCAATCGATCAGGTGACGCACCAACCGAACAAGGGACGTTCGCGGGGCGGCGGTGTGCGGTTCGGCGAGATGGAGCGCGATGGACTCATTTCACACGGAGCGTCCTTCCTGCTGCAGGATCGTCTGTTGCACGGATCGGACAAGGTGGTGACGCTCGTTTGCCGTGGTTGCGGTACAATGCTTGGACCGATGGATAGTGTCACTAAGCGGCTGGCGGTGAATTCGAACGAGCTGCAGCATACACCGGCTACGTGTCGGCTGTGCGAGGATGATAAGGAGATTGGTCATGTGGAAATTCCGTACATCTTCAAATTCCTCGTATCGCAACTGTCGGCAATGAACATTAACGTAAAGCTTCAGCTTTCATATCCCGATATTTAA